From one Zhongshania sp. R06B22 genomic stretch:
- the sdhD gene encoding succinate dehydrogenase, hydrophobic membrane anchor protein: protein MVGSVTNFSRSGLSDWLIQRVSGVILLAYMLVVGFYLLVSGSDLTYAQWSGYFDSTFMRVFSTAAVLSIVAHAWIGLWSVSTDYLTERMMGGRGTVLRLAFQAASAVVLFTYLVWGIQILWS, encoded by the coding sequence ATGGTAGGTTCAGTAACGAATTTTAGTCGCAGTGGTTTGTCCGATTGGTTAATCCAGCGGGTTTCCGGTGTGATACTGCTGGCTTATATGCTGGTGGTTGGTTTTTATCTGCTGGTAAGTGGGTCAGATCTGACCTACGCACAGTGGAGTGGATACTTCGATAGCACCTTCATGCGGGTATTCAGCACCGCTGCGGTGTTGTCTATTGTCGCGCACGCTTGGATTGGTCTGTGGTCAGTGTCTACCGATTATCTAACAGAGCGAATGATGGGCGGTCGAGGCACAGTTTTGCGCTTGGCATTTCAGGCAGCTTCGGCTGTTGTTTTGTTCACGTACCTCGTTTGGGGAATCCAGATTCTTTGGAGTTAA
- the sdhA gene encoding succinate dehydrogenase flavoprotein subunit produces the protein MANIRTISFDSVIVGGGGAGMRAALQLAQSGYKTAVISKVFPTRSHTVSAQGGITCAIASDDPEDQWQWHMYDTVKGSDYIGDQEAIEYMCKVGPEAIFELDHMGLPFSRTEEGRIYQRPFGGQSKAFGEGGQAARTCAAADRTGHALLHTLYQGNLKHNTVFFNEWYATDLVKNEDGAVVGVIAICIETGEVVYVKSKATVFATGGAGRIYASTTNAHINTGDGIGMALRAGFPVQDIEMWQFHPTGIAGAGTLVTEGCRGEGGYLVNKDGERFMERYAPNAKDLAGRDVVARSMTLEILEGRGCGPNGDHVFLKLDHLGEEVLESRLPGICELSRTFAHADPVKEPIPVVPTCHYMMGGIPTNVNGQALSIDEDGNDTVIPGLYACGEVACVSVHGANRLGGNSLLDLVVFGRASGLFIEQALREGIDLRDASEAEIEQATSRLDRINNATGSEKVADLRKELQGVMQNYFGVFRRGDFMKEGIKKLHDLRGRIENAKLEDKSNTYNTARIEILELHNLLEVAEATAIAAEARTESRGAHARDDFPDRDDVNWLCHSVYFPKDKTIAKRAVNFTPKTREAFAPKIRTY, from the coding sequence ATGGCTAATATTCGTACTATTTCTTTTGATTCTGTCATTGTTGGTGGCGGTGGCGCTGGTATGCGCGCCGCACTGCAACTGGCGCAGTCAGGCTACAAAACAGCAGTAATTTCAAAAGTTTTTCCGACTCGCTCACACACGGTCTCTGCCCAGGGCGGTATTACTTGCGCCATCGCCAGTGATGATCCTGAAGACCAGTGGCAGTGGCATATGTATGACACTGTTAAAGGCTCAGATTACATTGGTGATCAGGAAGCTATTGAATACATGTGTAAGGTTGGTCCTGAGGCTATTTTCGAATTAGACCATATGGGTTTGCCATTTTCGCGCACTGAAGAAGGCCGTATTTACCAGCGTCCTTTCGGCGGCCAGTCGAAAGCATTCGGGGAAGGTGGTCAAGCGGCTCGTACCTGTGCGGCGGCAGACCGGACTGGGCATGCACTGCTGCATACCCTTTATCAAGGTAATCTGAAACACAATACTGTATTTTTTAATGAGTGGTACGCCACTGATTTGGTGAAAAACGAAGACGGTGCAGTTGTTGGTGTTATCGCCATTTGCATCGAGACTGGCGAAGTTGTGTATGTGAAGTCCAAGGCAACGGTATTCGCCACTGGCGGCGCTGGTCGAATTTATGCGTCTACTACCAACGCGCATATTAATACCGGCGACGGAATTGGTATGGCACTGCGTGCTGGCTTCCCAGTTCAGGACATCGAAATGTGGCAGTTTCACCCCACTGGTATTGCGGGTGCGGGCACATTAGTGACAGAAGGTTGCCGCGGTGAAGGTGGTTACCTGGTCAATAAAGATGGCGAGCGCTTTATGGAGCGTTACGCGCCAAATGCCAAAGATTTGGCTGGTCGTGACGTTGTTGCTCGCTCAATGACTTTGGAAATTTTAGAAGGTCGTGGCTGTGGTCCCAATGGTGATCATGTGTTCTTGAAACTTGACCATCTTGGTGAAGAGGTACTGGAAAGTCGTTTGCCGGGTATTTGTGAGTTATCACGGACCTTTGCCCACGCAGATCCAGTTAAAGAGCCGATTCCAGTTGTGCCTACCTGTCACTACATGATGGGCGGTATTCCGACCAATGTGAATGGTCAGGCGCTCAGTATTGATGAAGATGGCAATGACACGGTGATTCCGGGTCTTTATGCTTGTGGCGAAGTTGCCTGTGTATCTGTTCATGGCGCGAATCGCCTCGGCGGCAACTCTTTGCTTGACTTGGTGGTGTTTGGTCGTGCTTCAGGTCTCTTTATTGAGCAGGCTTTGCGCGAAGGTATCGACCTGCGCGACGCTTCAGAAGCTGAGATTGAGCAGGCTACCTCACGGCTTGATCGAATTAACAATGCAACCGGTAGCGAGAAAGTTGCTGACCTGCGTAAAGAGCTGCAGGGTGTGATGCAGAATTACTTCGGTGTATTCCGCCGCGGTGATTTCATGAAAGAAGGCATCAAAAAGCTGCACGATCTACGTGGTCGTATTGAAAATGCCAAGCTTGAAGATAAGAGTAATACATACAATACCGCGCGTATTGAAATACTTGAGCTGCACAACTTATTAGAAGTTGCCGAAGCTACTGCAATTGCTGCAGAGGCGCGCACAGAAAGTCGCGGCGCCCACGCGCGGGACGATTTCCCTGATCGCGATGATGTGAACTGGTTGTGTCACTCGGTTTATTTCCCGAAAGATAAAACTATTGCCAAGCGGGCGGTTAACTTCACGCCTAAAACGCGCGAAGCGTTTGCTCCAAAAATTCGCACCTACTGA
- a CDS encoding succinate dehydrogenase iron-sulfur subunit, with protein MLKVSLYRYNPETDQEPYMQEVELDTGGKDIMVLDVLELLKRNDASLTYRRSCREGVCGSDGMNINGKNGLACITPISEALKNGRGGNKLVLRPLPGLPVIRDLVIDMTLFYKQYEKIKPFLQNNTPAPAIERLQSPEDRAKLDGLYECILCACCSTACPSFWWNPDRFIGPSGLLQAYRFLADSRDTATEERLSDLDDPFSVFRCHGIQNCVNVCPKGLNPTKAIGHIRNMLLSRAT; from the coding sequence ATGTTGAAAGTCAGTCTCTATCGTTACAATCCTGAAACAGATCAGGAACCGTATATGCAGGAAGTTGAACTCGATACCGGTGGCAAGGACATCATGGTATTGGATGTTCTTGAGCTCTTAAAGCGTAACGATGCTTCCTTGACCTACCGTCGCTCTTGCCGTGAAGGTGTGTGTGGCTCGGATGGCATGAACATTAATGGTAAAAACGGCTTGGCGTGTATTACGCCGATTTCCGAGGCGCTTAAAAACGGCAGAGGTGGCAATAAGCTTGTGCTGCGTCCGCTGCCTGGTTTGCCGGTAATTCGTGACCTTGTCATTGATATGACTCTTTTCTATAAGCAATACGAGAAGATTAAGCCGTTCTTACAAAACAACACACCGGCACCTGCCATCGAGCGTCTTCAGTCTCCTGAAGATCGCGCTAAGTTGGACGGTCTGTACGAATGTATTCTTTGCGCCTGCTGTTCAACAGCTTGCCCGTCGTTTTGGTGGAACCCGGATCGCTTTATTGGTCCAAGCGGTTTGTTGCAAGCGTATCGTTTTTTGGCGGACAGTCGCGATACTGCAACTGAAGAGCGTTTGAGTGATCTTGATGATCCGTTCAGTGTATTCCGTTGCCACGGCATTCAAAACTGTGTCAATGTTTGTCCTAAGGGCTTAAACCCAACAAAGGCAATTGGCCATATTCGGAATATGTTGCTAAGCAGAGCAACGTAA
- a CDS encoding 2-oxoglutarate dehydrogenase E1 component — protein MQKNSMELLWKSSHISGGNATYVEELYESYLADPNAVSDEWRDYFQQLPRVSEGTIHDIPHSPVREHFAQLAKTPIRSNGPVNSDISVHERKQIRVIQLVSAYRQRGHQEAELDPLGLWQRSRVPDLELQYHQLSEADFDTTFQTGSLYIGKDQATLKDIYGALRATYCRSVGAEFMHIVDTRERTWIQQRMESVRSQPQFGLEVRTHLLERLTAAEGLEKSLGSKYPGTKRFGLEGGESLIPMMDAIIQRAGSYGAKEMVIGMAHRGRLNLLVNILGKSPAELFDEFEGKVKYQGSADVKYHQGFSSNVMTSGGEVHLALAFNPSHLEIVSPVVEGSVRARQDRRNDPIGDKVVPVVLHGDAAFAGQGVVMETFQMSQTRAYKTGGTVHIVINNQVGFTTSLQEDARSTEYCTDVAKMVQAPIFHVNGDDPEAVLFVSQMAADFRQEFKKDVVVDLICYRRRGHNEADEPSGTQPLMYSKISKQKTTRELYVNKLLEEGIISKELADKMADDYRQALDNGEHVAKSLVMQPNTELFVDWTPYLGHAWDVAGDTSIDSKLFKETAELVNAVPEGIVVQRQVAKIYEDRRKMAVGAMPINWGFAEVLAYGTLLKQGHKVRLTGQDVGRGTFSHRHAVLHSQSDARRYVPLQNMSADQPDFSIFDSLLSEEAVLAFEYGYSTTQPDSLVIWEAQFGDFANGAQVVVDQFISSGELKWGRLCGLTMLLPHGYEGQGPEHSSARLERFLQLCAEHNIQVCVPSTPAQVYHMLRRQAIRPLRRPLVVMSPKSLLRHKEAVSSIEELTQGQFQNVIDETDDIDKSKVTRMVLCSGKVYYDLRAARREHGKDSVALVRLEQVYPFPYDDLRNAIASYPNLKKVVWCQEEPRNQGAWYNSRHRMTRVIRSFKPEKNLLLGYVGREPSASPAAGYMALHLAQQEKFIKQALKL, from the coding sequence ATGCAGAAAAATTCGATGGAGCTTCTATGGAAGAGCTCGCATATATCTGGCGGAAATGCGACCTACGTAGAAGAGTTGTATGAAAGCTACCTCGCAGATCCAAACGCCGTTTCTGATGAATGGCGCGACTATTTCCAGCAACTTCCCCGCGTCAGTGAAGGCACGATCCACGATATTCCCCATTCGCCTGTTCGAGAGCATTTTGCCCAACTTGCAAAAACTCCTATTCGCAGTAATGGGCCAGTCAATAGCGATATCAGTGTTCATGAACGCAAACAAATCCGGGTTATTCAATTAGTCAGTGCTTATCGGCAACGTGGCCATCAAGAAGCTGAGCTCGACCCACTGGGTTTATGGCAGCGTAGCCGCGTACCAGATCTAGAGTTGCAATATCACCAGCTCAGCGAAGCCGATTTCGATACTACTTTCCAAACTGGCAGTCTTTACATCGGTAAAGATCAAGCGACTTTAAAGGACATCTACGGTGCCTTGCGTGCAACTTACTGCCGTTCAGTCGGCGCTGAGTTTATGCACATCGTCGACACGCGCGAGCGGACTTGGATCCAGCAACGTATGGAGAGTGTACGTTCGCAGCCGCAGTTTGGACTTGAGGTTCGAACACATTTGTTGGAGCGTCTAACGGCCGCCGAAGGTTTGGAAAAATCCTTGGGGTCTAAATATCCAGGTACCAAACGCTTTGGCTTAGAAGGTGGTGAAAGCTTAATTCCGATGATGGATGCCATTATTCAACGCGCTGGATCTTATGGCGCAAAAGAGATGGTTATTGGTATGGCTCACCGTGGCCGCCTCAATCTTTTGGTTAATATCTTGGGTAAAAGTCCTGCTGAATTGTTTGATGAGTTTGAAGGCAAGGTCAAATATCAGGGTTCTGCCGACGTTAAGTATCACCAAGGTTTCTCGTCGAATGTGATGACCTCCGGTGGTGAAGTACATTTGGCATTGGCATTTAATCCATCGCATTTGGAGATTGTTTCACCTGTTGTGGAAGGCTCGGTGCGCGCGCGACAGGATCGTCGAAACGATCCTATTGGCGATAAAGTTGTGCCCGTGGTTTTGCACGGAGACGCCGCATTTGCTGGTCAGGGCGTTGTTATGGAGACATTTCAAATGTCTCAAACCCGCGCATACAAAACCGGTGGCACAGTGCATATCGTCATCAATAACCAGGTTGGTTTCACTACCAGCCTGCAAGAAGATGCACGTTCGACTGAGTACTGCACTGACGTAGCAAAAATGGTTCAGGCACCGATTTTTCATGTTAATGGCGACGATCCGGAAGCCGTGTTGTTTGTCAGCCAAATGGCGGCAGACTTCCGTCAAGAGTTTAAGAAAGATGTGGTGGTAGATCTTATTTGCTATCGGCGTCGCGGGCACAATGAGGCTGATGAGCCATCTGGCACCCAGCCGTTGATGTATAGCAAAATCAGTAAGCAGAAAACCACCCGTGAGCTCTACGTAAATAAATTGCTTGAAGAAGGCATTATAAGCAAAGAACTTGCCGATAAAATGGCCGACGATTATCGTCAGGCACTGGATAATGGTGAGCACGTAGCCAAAAGTCTCGTTATGCAGCCGAACACTGAGCTGTTTGTTGATTGGACGCCGTATCTTGGTCACGCTTGGGATGTTGCTGGCGACACGTCAATCGATTCAAAATTATTTAAAGAGACTGCTGAACTTGTTAACGCCGTGCCTGAAGGTATCGTTGTCCAGCGCCAAGTCGCCAAGATTTACGAAGATCGTCGAAAAATGGCAGTCGGTGCGATGCCCATTAACTGGGGTTTTGCGGAGGTTTTGGCGTACGGCACGCTGCTAAAGCAGGGGCACAAAGTACGCCTAACGGGTCAGGATGTCGGTCGCGGTACCTTTTCGCATCGTCATGCGGTATTGCATAGCCAGTCAGATGCTCGTCGTTATGTTCCGCTGCAGAATATGTCTGCTGACCAGCCAGATTTCTCAATTTTCGACTCATTGCTATCAGAGGAAGCTGTGCTTGCCTTTGAATATGGCTACTCAACAACACAGCCAGATTCTCTGGTCATTTGGGAAGCTCAGTTTGGTGACTTTGCCAATGGTGCGCAGGTTGTTGTCGATCAGTTTATAAGCAGTGGTGAGTTAAAGTGGGGCCGTTTGTGTGGTCTGACCATGCTGTTGCCACATGGCTATGAAGGGCAGGGACCAGAGCATTCATCTGCTCGACTAGAGCGGTTCTTGCAGCTGTGTGCTGAGCACAATATTCAAGTTTGCGTGCCGTCCACACCCGCGCAGGTTTATCATATGTTGCGCCGTCAGGCGATTCGGCCTTTACGTCGGCCACTGGTGGTAATGTCACCTAAGAGTTTGCTTCGCCATAAAGAAGCGGTTTCAAGCATAGAAGAATTAACTCAGGGTCAATTCCAAAACGTGATTGATGAGACTGATGATATCGATAAGTCAAAAGTCACACGGATGGTTCTGTGTAGCGGTAAAGTGTATTACGACCTGCGAGCAGCGCGTCGCGAACACGGCAAAGATTCGGTTGCCTTGGTTCGCCTCGAGCAGGTGTATCCCTTTCCCTACGACGATTTACGCAATGCCATTGCTAGTTATCCAAATCTTAAAAAAGTGGTTTGGTGTCAGGAAGAGCCCCGTAATCAGGGCGCTTGGTATAATAGTCGTCACCGGATGACTCGCGTAATTCGTAGCTTTAAGCCTGAGAAAAACCTACTGTTGGGTTATGTTGGGCGAGAGCCTTCAGCGTCACCCGCGGCTGGATATATGGCTTTGCACCTTGCTCAACAAGAGAAATTTATTAAACAGGCATTAAAACTGTAG
- the odhB gene encoding 2-oxoglutarate dehydrogenase complex dihydrolipoyllysine-residue succinyltransferase, translated as MSTDIKAPTFPESVADGSIATWHKKVGEAVSRDEPLVDIETDKVVLEVVAPADGVLKEILKGEGEIVLSDELLALFDEGGAASAADAAPAEAESEAAPAASADLKISPAARKMLDEKGIDAAAVTGTGKGGVITKEDVVNHKPASAPAAKPAPAAAPVAAPVVDVPAGERVEKRVPMTRLRKRIAERLLEATHTTAMLTTFNEVNMKPVMDLRSQYKDLFEKSHNGTRLGFMGFFVKAACEALKRFPAVNASLDGDDVVYHGFQDVGVAVSTEKGLVVPVLRDAENMSLAKIEEKVREYGLRAKDGKLSIEDMTGGTFTITNGGVFGSLLSTPILNPPQTAILGMHKIQDRPMAVNGEVVIQPMMYLALSYDHRLVDGKDAVQFLVAIKDLIEDPARILLEI; from the coding sequence ATGAGTACTGATATAAAAGCGCCAACATTTCCGGAATCAGTCGCCGATGGTTCTATTGCAACGTGGCATAAAAAAGTCGGCGAAGCCGTGTCACGTGACGAGCCTTTAGTTGATATTGAAACCGATAAGGTCGTATTAGAAGTAGTTGCACCCGCTGACGGCGTGCTAAAGGAAATTCTTAAGGGCGAGGGCGAGATCGTTCTGAGTGATGAACTTCTTGCCTTGTTTGATGAAGGTGGGGCGGCGAGCGCAGCGGATGCCGCGCCGGCGGAAGCAGAGTCAGAAGCGGCGCCTGCGGCTAGCGCTGATCTTAAAATTAGTCCGGCTGCGCGTAAAATGCTGGATGAAAAAGGCATCGATGCGGCGGCAGTTACAGGTACTGGCAAAGGCGGCGTCATTACCAAAGAAGACGTTGTTAACCACAAGCCTGCCTCGGCGCCTGCCGCTAAGCCAGCACCTGCGGCGGCGCCCGTTGCCGCTCCAGTCGTTGACGTGCCTGCGGGCGAGCGAGTGGAAAAGCGTGTGCCAATGACGCGTTTGCGCAAGCGTATCGCTGAGCGTTTGCTTGAAGCAACCCACACCACGGCGATGTTGACGACCTTTAATGAAGTAAATATGAAGCCGGTTATGGATCTGCGTAGTCAATACAAAGATTTGTTTGAAAAATCGCATAATGGCACTCGCTTAGGTTTTATGGGCTTTTTTGTTAAAGCGGCTTGCGAAGCACTTAAACGCTTCCCCGCCGTCAACGCCTCGCTTGATGGCGATGACGTGGTATATCACGGTTTCCAAGATGTCGGCGTGGCGGTGTCTACCGAGAAAGGCTTGGTTGTGCCGGTGCTACGCGACGCAGAAAATATGAGTTTGGCGAAGATTGAGGAAAAAGTGCGTGAGTATGGCCTGCGCGCTAAAGACGGAAAGCTTTCTATAGAAGATATGACCGGCGGTACGTTTACCATCACTAACGGTGGGGTATTTGGCTCATTGTTATCTACGCCTATTTTAAACCCGCCACAAACGGCTATTTTGGGTATGCATAAAATCCAAGATCGGCCAATGGCGGTGAATGGAGAAGTGGTTATTCAGCCCATGATGTACTTGGCGCTGTCTTATGATCACCGCTTGGTTGACGGTAAAGACGCGGTTCAATTTCTTGTCGCGATTAAAGACTTGATTGAAGATCCAGCACGGATTCTGCTAGAAATTTAA
- the lpdA gene encoding dihydrolipoyl dehydrogenase: protein MMSKFDVVVIGSGPAGYVAAIRAAQLGLKTACIEKAHNKSDKLALGGTCLNWGCIPSKALLDSSYKYHEAKDNFAVHGIGTGEITMDVPAMIKRKDAVIDQMVGGIAGLFKANGVTTIEGTGKVLAGKKVEVTAADGSISVLDAGNIIIAAGSIPVAIPPAPVDQDIIVDSTGGLEFQSVPAKLGVIGAGVIGLELGSVWSRLGSQVVMLEALDTFLPAVDGQIAKEAAKVFKKQGLDIKMGARVTATKIVKGKVEVSYTQNDEEKTETFDKLIVCVGRKPFSSGLLAPDCGVNLDERGFIFVDDYCETDAAGIFAVGDLVRGPMLAHKGSEEGVMVAERIAGHKVTVNYDCIPSVIYTHPEIAGVGKTEEQLKADGISYKAGTFPFAAIGRAVAADDSVGMVKMLADENTDRILGCHIIGNSAADLVQQIVIAMEFGSSAEDIGLTVFSHPTLSEAVHEAALAVNGQAIHMPNRKKRK, encoded by the coding sequence TTGATGTCGAAATTTGATGTGGTAGTAATTGGTTCTGGTCCCGCGGGTTATGTCGCAGCGATTCGCGCTGCACAGCTTGGTTTAAAAACAGCCTGTATTGAAAAAGCCCACAACAAAAGCGACAAATTAGCCTTGGGTGGAACCTGTTTAAACTGGGGTTGCATCCCATCGAAAGCCTTACTTGATAGCAGCTATAAATACCACGAAGCAAAAGATAATTTTGCGGTGCATGGTATTGGCACTGGCGAGATAACGATGGATGTTCCTGCAATGATCAAGCGTAAAGACGCGGTTATTGATCAGATGGTTGGTGGTATTGCCGGCTTGTTCAAAGCCAATGGCGTTACAACCATTGAAGGAACTGGCAAGGTGCTGGCGGGCAAGAAAGTAGAAGTAACCGCGGCCGATGGCAGCATCAGTGTGTTGGACGCGGGTAATATCATTATTGCTGCGGGATCTATTCCGGTCGCCATTCCACCCGCGCCAGTGGATCAAGATATTATCGTTGATTCAACCGGTGGATTAGAGTTTCAAAGCGTGCCCGCTAAGTTAGGTGTGATTGGCGCTGGCGTTATCGGTTTAGAGCTTGGCAGTGTATGGTCGCGTTTGGGTAGCCAAGTTGTCATGCTAGAGGCCTTGGACACTTTCCTCCCAGCGGTAGATGGGCAGATTGCTAAGGAAGCGGCAAAAGTCTTTAAAAAACAGGGTTTAGATATAAAAATGGGTGCCCGGGTTACCGCGACGAAAATTGTCAAAGGTAAGGTCGAGGTAAGCTATACCCAGAATGATGAAGAAAAAACCGAAACCTTCGATAAATTGATCGTCTGTGTTGGCCGTAAACCTTTTAGCAGCGGTTTGCTTGCTCCTGATTGCGGCGTAAACCTTGATGAACGCGGTTTTATTTTTGTTGATGATTACTGCGAAACTGACGCTGCGGGAATCTTTGCAGTAGGCGATCTTGTTCGCGGCCCGATGCTCGCGCATAAGGGATCAGAAGAGGGTGTGATGGTCGCTGAGCGTATTGCTGGCCACAAAGTCACCGTGAACTACGATTGTATTCCATCGGTTATTTACACTCATCCCGAAATAGCGGGTGTGGGCAAAACAGAAGAGCAATTAAAGGCCGATGGTATTTCTTACAAAGCGGGCACCTTCCCGTTTGCGGCCATTGGTCGTGCGGTTGCTGCCGATGATTCAGTTGGCATGGTGAAAATGCTCGCCGACGAAAACACTGATCGTATTCTTGGCTGCCATATCATTGGTAATAGTGCGGCCGATTTAGTACAACAAATTGTTATCGCTATGGAGTTTGGCTCGTCGGCGGAAGATATTGGTTTGACTGTTTTCAGTCACCCGACGCTTTCCGAAGCTGTTCATGAGGCCGCACTGGCGGTAAATGGGCAAGCTATCCACATGCCAAATCGCAAGAAGCGTAAATAG
- the sucC gene encoding ADP-forming succinate--CoA ligase subunit beta: MNLHEYQGKQLFAEYGLPVSIGYACDTPEEAAAAADKIGGDKWVVKAQVHAGGRGKAGGVKLVTSKDEIKAFAEKWLGKNLVTYQTDENGQPVSKILVESCTDIDQELYLGAVVDRASRRIVFMASTEGGVEIEKVAEETPEKILKAIIDPMTGAQPYQGRELAFKLGLNPTQVKQFVHIFLGLAKLFEDKDLALMEVNPLVITSEGNLHCLDAKLVVDSNAMYRHPELKAMHDPSQEDAREAHAASFELNYVALDGNIGCMVNGAGLAMGTMDIVKLHGGAPANFLDVGGGATKERVSEAFKIILSDDSVKAVLVNIFGGIVRCDLIADGIIGAVQEVGVKIPVVVRLEGNNADVGSKILAESGLNIIAANSLTEAAETVVKAAEGK; this comes from the coding sequence ATGAACCTTCACGAGTACCAGGGCAAACAGTTGTTTGCTGAATATGGGCTACCTGTTTCTATAGGTTATGCCTGTGATACCCCGGAAGAAGCTGCAGCTGCAGCTGATAAAATTGGCGGTGACAAATGGGTTGTTAAAGCCCAAGTTCACGCTGGTGGCCGAGGCAAAGCTGGCGGCGTTAAGCTAGTTACCAGCAAAGACGAGATCAAGGCATTTGCTGAAAAGTGGCTGGGTAAAAACCTAGTAACCTATCAGACCGATGAGAATGGTCAGCCTGTTTCTAAAATCTTGGTTGAATCATGTACTGATATCGATCAGGAATTATATTTGGGTGCGGTAGTAGACCGCGCTTCACGTCGTATCGTTTTCATGGCATCTACTGAAGGTGGCGTTGAGATTGAAAAAGTTGCAGAAGAGACTCCAGAGAAGATTCTCAAAGCAATTATTGATCCGATGACGGGCGCTCAGCCATACCAAGGCCGCGAATTGGCTTTCAAATTGGGTTTGAATCCAACTCAGGTTAAGCAGTTTGTTCATATTTTTCTGGGCTTGGCTAAATTGTTCGAAGACAAAGATTTGGCCCTGATGGAAGTTAACCCTCTAGTTATTACTAGCGAAGGAAACTTGCACTGCCTAGACGCCAAATTGGTTGTCGATAGCAATGCGATGTATCGTCATCCTGAATTGAAGGCGATGCATGACCCTTCTCAGGAAGATGCTCGCGAAGCGCACGCGGCTAGTTTTGAATTGAACTACGTGGCACTGGACGGCAATATTGGCTGCATGGTCAATGGTGCAGGCTTGGCTATGGGTACCATGGATATTGTTAAATTACACGGCGGTGCGCCAGCTAACTTCCTTGACGTAGGCGGCGGTGCAACCAAGGAACGCGTTTCTGAAGCATTCAAAATTATATTGTCAGACGACAGCGTTAAAGCGGTTCTGGTAAATATTTTTGGCGGTATTGTACGTTGCGATTTGATCGCTGACGGTATCATCGGTGCAGTCCAGGAAGTGGGTGTAAAGATTCCTGTTGTTGTTCGCCTCGAAGGTAACAATGCAGATGTCGGGTCCAAAATTCTTGCAGAAAGCGGTCTTAATATTATCGCTGCTAACAGCCTCACTGAAGCGGCTGAAACAGTCGTAAAAGCAGCGGAGGGTAAATAA
- the sucD gene encoding succinate--CoA ligase subunit alpha has product MSVLLNKDTKVICQGFTGAQGTFHSEQAIAYGTKMVGGVTPGKGGQEHLGLPVFNTVADAVATTGAEASVIYVPAAFCKDSILEAATSGIKLIVCITEGIPTLDMLECKVKCDEMGVRLIGPNCPGVITPGESKIGIMPGHIHLPGKVGIVSRSGTLTYEAVKQTTDYGFGQSTCVGIGGDPIPGSSFIDILEMFQNDPQTEAIVMIGEIGGTAEEEAAAYIKANVSKPVVSYIAGVTAPAGKRMGHAGAIISGGKGTADEKFAALQDAGVKTVRSLADIGKALKEITGW; this is encoded by the coding sequence ATGAGCGTTTTACTTAACAAAGATACTAAAGTTATCTGCCAGGGCTTCACCGGCGCACAGGGTACTTTTCACTCTGAACAAGCCATAGCTTACGGTACTAAAATGGTCGGTGGCGTAACACCGGGCAAAGGTGGTCAAGAGCATTTGGGCCTTCCTGTCTTCAATACCGTTGCAGATGCAGTGGCCACTACTGGTGCAGAAGCGTCAGTTATTTATGTGCCTGCCGCATTTTGCAAAGACTCCATCCTCGAAGCTGCAACTTCTGGTATCAAACTAATTGTTTGTATCACTGAAGGCATTCCAACTTTGGATATGCTGGAATGTAAAGTGAAGTGCGACGAGATGGGTGTGCGTTTAATCGGACCAAACTGTCCTGGTGTTATCACTCCAGGCGAAAGCAAGATCGGCATTATGCCCGGTCACATTCACTTGCCAGGTAAAGTAGGTATTGTATCGCGCTCAGGTACTTTGACTTATGAAGCCGTTAAGCAGACTACTGACTATGGTTTCGGCCAGTCTACCTGTGTAGGTATAGGTGGCGACCCAATTCCAGGCTCTAGCTTCATCGATATTTTGGAAATGTTCCAGAATGATCCACAGACCGAAGCGATCGTCATGATCGGTGAGATTGGTGGTACTGCTGAAGAAGAAGCGGCTGCTTACATCAAGGCAAACGTAAGCAAGCCTGTTGTATCTTACATTGCTGGTGTTACTGCACCTGCTGGTAAGCGTATGGGGCATGCCGGTGCGATTATCTCTGGTGGTAAGGGTACTGCAGATGAGAAGTTTGCAGCGCTGCAAGATGCTGGTGTTAAAACAGTTCGCTCTTTGGCCGATATAGGCAAAGCGCTTAAGGAAATTACCGGCTGGTAA